The segment ATTTTTTCATAAAGAGGCTCTACTTCGTAATATGCGAGAGTCGCTTGATTCTCTTGACCTGCATTGTTTAAACGAATTACCTCATTGTTCTTTTCGAATACATTTTCCCAGTTCGATTTAAACGTTGCAAATTCGGCTTTTCCCTGTTCCGACACCACATAAACTTCGTACGATTTCAAAGATTCGTCAATTTGTTTCGTAATAGCCGAAATCTCTTCTGAATACTTTTCTTTAAATGGTTGATCTTCAGATAATAAGTTTTTTTGCGTATTAATAAACATACGGTCCGTTAGAGCATTTATTTTATTAAGCAATCCTATTTCTGGAATAATAACATTATTTAATGTCGATGTATTGGAATTCAATGTTAAAGCGCCTCTAATTGATGTAACAACCATCATAATTATTACGAGCATAATAATTGAAAATGAGATTCCAACTTTTCTTCCTATTGTCCACTTCATGGTTTGTTCCTCCTAAATATATTGAAAATAATAATACTTATTTATTATTACTTTTCATACATCGACAAAAAAATATAATTGTTTACTAGTTAAAAGCACTTTATTATTACCACCTTTTACATTAATCGCCTATATATTTTAATCTTTTTTGTTATTCCACGCATCAATACACCACAAATCATATTAATTCATAAGATAGAACATTAGCTTTAATAGGAGGTATTCCATTGTATTACAATTATCATCCTTATTATGTGAATTCAAATGTATATCCATTGTGGTTAGCGGAAAATAACACTTCGCCCCCGTCCTTTCCTAAACAAACAGCCATGCCGACAAATAACAGCCCATTTCCAACTGTCAATACGAGTAAACTGAAAACTTCAGTTAAAAGCATGCAAGTCATTATGCAACAGGCTCAATTGCTTACTACTAAAATTGCCGCTTCCGAACAATTTTCACAAGAGCTCATGAATGCAGCACAGCTCTCAAACAAAAAAGAAGTAGATCGCTTAATCACCTCATTAGGCATCACGGTTCAATTCGATACAAAATTCACACCAAGCGGTATCGAAGTTCATCTTTTTGATATTGCATGCTGCGGATTGACGATCAATTTAGGGTGGTAACCGTTTTTGTGTAAATTCATCTCGAAATACGAATACTTTGTTTATCTGTACCCAACAGCTAAAATATTTAATCCCAATTTTCTTTATACAAGGAATTTTTCTAAAGTACAAAAAAGATTCCCCCATTCTATGATAGCAGTGGGGGAATCTTTCTATTTATACACTTTGTACAAAGTGATGATTCTTCCTGTTTTTATAAAAGAATTGCAGAAATCATCAATCCATCTTTTAGCATGCCTATTGAAATCTAAACATTATCAACCAATAGTTTAATCTCATTAAATGAACGATTTGAAAGCAAGTAAATCGTATACGGATCTTTAAATTTCATTATTCTAGCTTCGGCTTCTGTAATCCAAAGCAAATAGGTTTCACCATCCAAGCTAAATGAATATTTAGGATGTGCAATAAAAGAAATACCTGTTTCTTTTGTTGCATGATGAATGGCTCTAGTGAAAATTTCTCTAGTTTCTACTTCCTTTAAATCAATAGTTTCCAACTTTTCATTTTGGATATTTTTCACTAATGGCTGAATATTTTCTTTCAAATGGATAACTTCATCTTGTGCAATAATACGATTCCCATCATAAATTTCAACAGTAACTGCGGCGGGGTTTTTAAGATTTTTCCTTATTTGATCAATATCAAATTCTTTTTTTATCACCTTAGAACTCCCCGTAACAAGACCACTCGAACCATTCTCCTGAAATTTGTTAGTTTTATACGTATTAGGAATTTCGATTATGTCCGTTTCAATCAATTGACGAATGTATTCATTTTGGATATTAAATCTAACTTTATATTCTAACTGTGGCTCCATTCCAGAATCGATAATTTGCACACGAAAATGTAAATTCCTATCGTCCGGGTCAAGTAATGAACCAAATTCAACCGAAGAACTTTCAATAACAAGATTTTTTACTTTTCCATTTTCTTTTTGGCAGCCAGACAAACCAACAACAAATAAGCTAAAAATAATGACCAAAATTAATTCATTCCTCATTTCCATCTCCCTCACGCATCCCATTTTTAATCTCATTATACACAAGTTGGTAATACTTGAGATTTTGTAACTTTCATATATCCGGTTCACCACATCGGTGTTTCTTTATCCTCTAATTCAATATAAAGCGGCCATATAAAGCACCAAACAATTAAAAAGTAAGGTATCAAAACACAGATTATTACAAGAAAAGGAAGCCCTATTAGTAATGATGCTATACCGGATCTATTTCTTGTAGCTTTCGTAAAGTAAACAGGCTTTTCACACACAGGGCATTTCTGTTCTAACTTAAATGAAAACGCGATTTTTCTTGTTTCGTGTGTCGAATACGTCCGTTGACAAACTGGACACAGCAAAGTTTTTTATATATTGCGTGCTAAATAAAGGTGGAGCAATAGTAGTAACATTAAAATAAGGATAAAAATGATGATTTCCGACCCGAATTGCGTCGAGCAAATGAGCCATAAACTACATGCACCCGCAATGAATAAAGTTGTCATAAAACAAACGAACAGCCAAGTATAACTTCTTCATTTTTCACGATAATGCGCAATCGTTCCTTGCTAGCGAATCGTTTTCTTTACAATCCAAAAAGCTAAAATGCAATTGAAGACAAATAAGCTGAGAGCAACTGCAAAATAAATAAGTGTTTCCATTATATATTCACGATGATCCATCGCAACATCTTGTACAGCACCATGATTCAAGACAAGGACAGAACTTTCATCACCCATTACTAAAAATAAAAACAATGCACATAACACCGCAAAAGTTGGTACAGCTAGTCTATACATCCCACTTACTTTCTTTTTTTCGGGTGATCTCACATGTTGTAATATACTTGATTTCTGTTTTTCTGTTAACTGTAGCTGTTTCAATTCAGCTTGCCATTTTTCTTTATTCATCTGCTATCACCTCCATTTGTAGTTTCGGTTTTAGTTTTTCACGCGCGCGTTGCAATCTTGATTTGGCGATGAAAACAGCAAGCTCTAACAATGCCGCAATTTCTGTAGCGGTCATTTCCTCATAATAATAAAGTAGCAACACTTCTCGGTCCTTTACCGGTAACGCTAACACAGCGGCTGTTACCTCTCCGCGCAACTCTTTTTCAACATAAATTTGTTCTGTTCCTTTTTCTGTTCCTTGGATGAGTTCAAGAATAATGTGCTTTTTATTTTTCCAGCTTCGTAAATAGTCATAACTTCGATTTATTGTCATTTTTACTAAGTATGTTTTTAAAGTGGCATCTCCTTGGAATTGATGCGATTTTCGGTAATAGTTAATCACTTACGCCTCGGCGTAAGTGCGTCAGAATTTTGAATTGTGCTTGCACAATTGCCTCCCTTCAAAATTCTTGACATCTGCCGGGGCTGCTTTATCTTCATTCAGACATCTTTTGCTGAATGAAGATAAACACATCTTGCACGACTTCCTCGGCAGACAATCTGTCTTTCGTATAAATAAAGGCGATGCGATATAAATAATCGCTATATGTATGAATGCATTGTTCTATGTCCATCTTTTTGCCCTTCTTTCACCTATATAGACGGAATGAATATCAAGATGGACGCAAAATTTTTGAATTCTTTATATTAATTTTTCATGACTTCAAACCTTTGAAGCGAAATTTATACGGAAAATTTCTATTTCATGTAGAATCCTCTTTCAAAATTTTAATTTGATATATAAAAGGTCCTTCACGGCAATTTACCATGAAGAACCTTTTAATTCGTGAACTCGAAACATTAGTTATCCGAATTATTTTTTATATTCGAAATTAGAATTTTGGTATATGCATTTGGTGTATGGCCGTTATCAGCAGGAATTTTCCCTACATATAACGATTCCCCTGTACGTAAATCTCCAATATACAACATATGCCCCTCTGCAACACGATTTACTATATATAGCTTCTCATCCATTATTTGCACTAGAGGATGCTCTTCCCCATTAACGGTAATTGGAAAATCGTAATGCAAAGGTTCCTCCCATTGCCCGGTTTCAATACTATAATGGTGTAGCTCTAAACCATTCGCTGAATAAGTAGGCACGAATAATTGTGCACCATAGAGGAAAGTCATTCCCATTTCAGATTTTAATTCAGAAGGAATAACGATTTCCTCCACTTCACTATTCAACTTATTAAAAGCATACAATTGATGTGAAAGGTATTCATTTGAAGGACCGTACCTCGTCTGTTTATATTTCTTTATCTCATACAAATAATAGTTATCATTTAGCGTTTCATTAGCATTAGATAACAAGTGAAGGTTCGCGTCAATTCCATTTTCCGGTGCGACTTTTGCAATAAGCTCATCAACTTCTAATGCTTTACTTTTTTCATCTACCGTATAGATACGCATTTCATCACCACTATTTGTAAGATAGCCCGTTACTACAACTTTTATTTTTCCATCTTGCTTATAAACATCTCTTACGCCCATCCAATAATAGCTTTCATGTACAGGAATCTGGATTTCAAATGATGAACGCTCATTTGTTTTTAGTTCAAGAACATCGACATCTGCCGTTAAAAGGTCCCCTGGGCGTACTTGATCAAAATCTTGAATTGCCGCGTAAACTAAATAATTCTCGTCCTTAAAATAGTTATTTTCATCATATTGTTTACCACGCATAAATTGGCGGTGTTCTTGCATATATTTTTGCACTTTTTCGGGAACATATGGATTAAACATAAAGTCCATTTGAGATCTATTTCCCTTAGTTAAAGTTGAACCATCCTTTGTAATGATTATTTGACGATGGTAATTATCTCGGTTAAAATACGCTTCTAAACTAATATTTTCAATTTCCATCTCATTCCCGCTCGTTGTTTCAATTTTAAAAGTGAGATCTTGCTTTGAAGCGAAGGCGAGCTGGGTATAGTAAAATCCAATTGCTATTACACTAATCAAACCGATCAATAGCGTTTTCCAATATCGTTTCATAATCTTTCCCCCTATCAAACTGTAATTTTATATTTTAGTAAATAGGATGCTAGCCAAATAGCGCTTCCTAAAACGATTACGCTTGTTATCAATGTAATTATCAATAGTTCAAGTGGATAAAAATAATTTGGGTAAAGATTCATAATAATTATCGGTACAATCATGATGACGAATGATAGTCCTCCGTAAACGATGGCGTAGAAAATCCCTTTCAATCGGAAACTTCGCTCTACTAAAATTGCTGTAAAGAGTACGGCTACAAAAATTAACCCAATCCCGTATATTATGACGAATTCAACAACCGATGTCGGATATAATATTGTCCATAAATCAAAATACATAAGATCATTAAATGAAAAATACGTTCGGTAATCTACTGGTATGATACTTTTCATGATTTGAATTTCTATCGGAATTAAGATCAATTGCACAGCGATTAAACCAAATACGAATAGCAAAATTGTCGTCAGTTTGGCAAAATAAATCGTCAATCTATTTGTCGGCAATTGTAATAATCGATAAATAAATGTATTCTTTGCAAACCAATCACGATACCAAATGAAAAACACATAAAGCATGAGAATGACGATGCACATAAATATTGGAAGCAAAGCCCATCCAGAATTCACAAATTGTAGAAATGGTGAAGAACTATAACCCTCCTCTAAAAATTTACTAAAGGTGAACTGATTTTCAAACATAACCCGCTTCGTATTTTCTAAATATGATTTCGATTCAACGACAACACCTAGCAGTTGGCTTATAATCGTTATTCCAATCAATATGACATACAATTTAAAAAATCGGTTCATTTCAAAATTGACAAGTTTTAAATAGTTATTCATCTCTGGTACACCTCCCGCATCACATCAACAACAGATTTCCCTTCGTTTTCGCGAACTTCTTCCACGTTAAATTCTCGTAAAACTTCACCTTCATCAATGAGCACGACTTTATCGATTAAATGTTCAATATCATTAATTTCATGCGTAGTAATGATAACGCCACGGTCTTCAATTAAATGGCTCGTAAATACTTCGGCAATTTGTTCGCGCGAAAAAATATCAATACCCGAGAATGGTTCATCCATCAGCAAGTAATCTACATCCAATGCCAAACCTAGCAGCATATTCACTTTAGCCGTATTTCCCTTTGATAAATTGGCAATGCGGTCGTTTGCATCAAGCTTAAAAAATTGCAGTAATTCTTGTGCCCTTTGCTGATTCCAACTTTTATAAAAGTCCGCCATAAATTGAAAAGCTTCACTAATTTTCATTTGTTGCGGCATCGTAATCGTATCTGGAATAAACGTAATCTTTTCGAAGCTTTCTTTTCGTATTTTTTCCCCATCAATTAAAATTTCACCGCTATTAATTGGTGTGAGCGCCATAATCGACTTCATGATCGTCGTTTTTCCTACGCCGTTTATACCGATTAGGCATGTAATTTCACCTTTGTTTGCGGTAAAGGATACACCTTTTAATATGTGTTTCCTGCCGTATTTTTTCCTAACATTTTTTAATTCGATCATTTGGATTCCTCCGCTTCTCCGCTTTCGGCATCATGCGTTTTCTGCACTAGGTCCAATACTTCAGATAACGGTACATTGATTGATTTAATAGAACTGACAAATAAGTCAACCGCTTCGACAATCAATTCCTCACGAACATTTTTAAGCACTTCTCCGTCTTTCGTAATGCAGCTCGGTAAATTTCCTTCTGTATAAATCAATCGTTGTTCCTCCATTTCCTTATAAGCTCGCTGTGCAGTATTTGGATTAATTTTTAGCAGGTTGGCTAGTTCCCTTCTAGATGGAATTTCCTGACCTGCTTCATAAAATCCCTTGGCAATTTGTTCTTTAAAATGCCGGATTACCTGTACATAAACCGGATCGCGATTATTAAACTTTACATCCAACTCATTCAACTCCTTTAATTTCACATTTGTGTATTAAACACTTAATACACATTAGTCATAAAAATAGGTGATTCCTTTTAAGAAAGAAAACCATGTACTAGCCAATTAATACACTACCCTCAAAAAAATGTATTAACGGCGTAACACACTACTTAAAATGTATTATAGGCTTAGTACACTTTCCAAGTCAATCATAATTTTGGAAATAATTATGGTTTAGTATAAATCTAACGAAATTATTTCTTCTCTTGCTTAGCTTTTTAGTCTGGATAATTGGTATAATTACGCTTACCTTTCTTATATACACGCTAAAAAGTATGCGTAATTTAAGCTGGTTAAGGTAAATCATTCTTCTATTGGACTAATGTAGCAGCATCATTTCATTGGGCGTGATGAGCTATATTGAAGAATACGATTATTAAATGAAAAGAGGGATAAAGTTTATGTTTAAAAGTAAAAGGGTTATTTTTCTTTTAATATTTATTATTTCTATTCATTTGTCACATGCTCCTATATCAGCCTGGGCTACTAATTCATTTGATCCAACAAAGGTTGATGAGTATGTTACAAATTATATCGAAAAAAACGGACTGCCTGGTGCAGCTATTGTCGTCGTTAAAGATGGAAACGTACTATATGAAAAAGGATTTGGTCATGATTCTGATGGAAATCAACTGACGGAAAACTCTATTATTGGTATTGCTTCTGGGACGAAGCCATTTACTGCATTTGCAGTTTTACAATTAGTTGATGAAGGTACAGTTAAACTCGATGACCCTATTGCAAATTATCTTCCTGAATTAAAAATGGATGACGATAGATGGGAACAAGTAACGGTACGGCAACTATTAAGCCATACTTCTGGAATACCTAACCCTACCATTGTAGCCCCTTCGTATACTTTAAATGAAGGAGTAGAGCGACTTCATGATTGGAAGCTACAATCAACTCCTGGAGACAAATATTTATATAGTAATGCAAATTATTGGATATTAGCATATTTAGTCGAAAAAATTAGTGGGATGGCGTTTAATGATTATCTAGACCAGTATATTTTCTCACCGCTTGGAATGAACAATTCCATCTCACTAGTTAACTCTGGGGATATGACAAAAAAATTAAAAATCCCTCAAGGATATGTCTCGTTATATGGCACGACAATGCCATGGACTGAGCTTGAACAAATGTTAAGTGGTTCAGGGAGTATCTTTACGACAGCTAGCGATATGGGAAAATGGTTATCTATGCATACAAACGAGGGGAAAAACGGAAAAGAAGAGCAATTAATATCACCCGAATTACTGAAAGAGTCCTATTCACCACAATTCGGAAATGAAAAATATGGACTTGGCTGGTCATTAAGCTCTCCAAGTATTAAGCCAGCTCGTATTTCTCATAGTGGTTCAAAATCTACTTTTCAATCTCAACAAGATATCATTCCAAGTAGCGGCTATGCGGTTGCAGTTTTACTCAATAGCTTCACCACTACATTCGAACATCCCTATGAGATTAGTAGTGGAATTATCCAATTGACTGAGGGAAAGGTACCTAAATTAAAGGCTCCCCTACCTAAAATAATCGATTTATCACTTGGTGTTATTACATTGATTTACTTGATATTAGGAGTCAGAGGCATCATAAGAAGTCAAAAATGGACGGCGAAACGTAAACAGCAACCAACTTGGAAATTCTGTCTGCGTTTAATACCGCAATTGGCGCCTGTTTTAGGTATTGGATGGTTATTATTTATTGTTCCATCATTACAAAATAACAGCTCAACCACAATGGATGCATTCGGACTTTGGCCAGCTGCGATGATCTTTTTAGCAATCGTTTTCATCATCGGATTCACACTCACAACTTTGAGAATTTATCATCGATTAAGATTAAATAATAAATAGGGATAAACATATAAAACCACGTATTTTGAATAAACTTTTCAAAATACGTGGTTTATTTTTATCCACTAGTTGCGTATTATCGGCAAATTTAGTCAATCTTATAGCGTTTCCAAGCTACGTAGCGCTTCTTTTGCTGCTTCTACATTATCCTCATTAAATGGCGTAATTCTTTGCATAGCCAATTGCTCCACAGCATTCGCAAGTACGAGCTTCGAGAAATACGGAAGTTCCGGAAATACCCTTACTAAGCACCAGTAAATCCACATATCATCTTCTCCAAGTAGCACTTCTTCTACATGCGGTGTGAGCTCAGTCGGGTATTGTAACAACACTTCCAGTACCGACTCAGCTACCGGCC is part of the Solibacillus sp. FSL K6-1523 genome and harbors:
- a CDS encoding sigma-70 family RNA polymerase sigma factor; translation: MINYYRKSHQFQGDATLKTYLVKMTINRSYDYLRSWKNKKHIILELIQGTEKGTEQIYVEKELRGEVTAAVLALPVKDREVLLLYYYEEMTATEIAALLELAVFIAKSRLQRAREKLKPKLQMEVIADE
- a CDS encoding ABC transporter ATP-binding protein, giving the protein MIELKNVRKKYGRKHILKGVSFTANKGEITCLIGINGVGKTTIMKSIMALTPINSGEILIDGEKIRKESFEKITFIPDTITMPQQMKISEAFQFMADFYKSWNQQRAQELLQFFKLDANDRIANLSKGNTAKVNMLLGLALDVDYLLMDEPFSGIDIFSREQIAEVFTSHLIEDRGVIITTHEINDIEHLIDKVVLIDEGEVLREFNVEEVRENEGKSVVDVMREVYQR
- a CDS encoding GntR family transcriptional regulator, which produces MDVKFNNRDPVYVQVIRHFKEQIAKGFYEAGQEIPSRRELANLLKINPNTAQRAYKEMEEQRLIYTEGNLPSCITKDGEVLKNVREELIVEAVDLFVSSIKSINVPLSEVLDLVQKTHDAESGEAEESK
- a CDS encoding serine hydrolase domain-containing protein: MFKSKRVIFLLIFIISIHLSHAPISAWATNSFDPTKVDEYVTNYIEKNGLPGAAIVVVKDGNVLYEKGFGHDSDGNQLTENSIIGIASGTKPFTAFAVLQLVDEGTVKLDDPIANYLPELKMDDDRWEQVTVRQLLSHTSGIPNPTIVAPSYTLNEGVERLHDWKLQSTPGDKYLYSNANYWILAYLVEKISGMAFNDYLDQYIFSPLGMNNSISLVNSGDMTKKLKIPQGYVSLYGTTMPWTELEQMLSGSGSIFTTASDMGKWLSMHTNEGKNGKEEQLISPELLKESYSPQFGNEKYGLGWSLSSPSIKPARISHSGSKSTFQSQQDIIPSSGYAVAVLLNSFTTTFEHPYEISSGIIQLTEGKVPKLKAPLPKIIDLSLGVITLIYLILGVRGIIRSQKWTAKRKQQPTWKFCLRLIPQLAPVLGIGWLLFIVPSLQNNSSTTMDAFGLWPAAMIFLAIVFIIGFTLTTLRIYHRLRLNNK
- a CDS encoding DUF5071 domain-containing protein; its protein translation is MIPKNKHDLEAVNELHQMPESEVIPLLPQLLEWIQDMNWPVAESVLEVLLQYPTELTPHVEEVLLGEDDMWIYWCLVRVFPELPYFSKLVLANAVEQLAMQRITPFNEDNVEAAKEALRSLETL